In Gossypium arboreum isolate Shixiya-1 chromosome 6, ASM2569848v2, whole genome shotgun sequence, the following are encoded in one genomic region:
- the LOC108484662 gene encoding deSI-like protein At4g17486, with translation MLCTMVLMPRKKKVGSVPVYLNVYDLTPINGYAYWFGLGIYHSGVQVHGVEYGFGAHEHSATGIFEVEPTQCPGFTFRKSILIGRTDLGPKDVRSFMEKLATDYSGNTYHLITKNCNHFCNDVCIQLAGKPIPSWVNRLARLGFLCNCVLPAELNETKVRQVRSEGKLQPVEKKLRSQSSKFVPSSKPLPPLKSCPPGPAMSSRQRRCIPSSSLIHSSSTSSLSLKL, from the exons ATGCTGTGCACAATGGTGTTGATGCCCCGGAAGAAGAAAGTTGGATCGGTTCCGGTTTATTTGAATGTATATGACTTGACTCCGATTAATGGTTATGCTTATTGGTTTGGCCTTGGGATCTATCATTCTGGGGTTCAAG TTCATGGAGTTGAATATGGTTTTGGAGCGCATGAGCATTCGGCGACTGGAATTTTCGAAGTAGAGCCGACGCAGTGTCCTGGTTTCACGTTTAGGAAATCTATCTTAATTGGCAGGACCGATTTAGGTCCGAAAGACGTCCGTTCGTTCATGGAGAAACTCGCTACAGATTACTCTGGGAACACTTACCATCTCATCACAAAGAACTGCAATCATTTCTGCAATGATGTGTGTATCCAATTGGCAGGGAAACCAATTCCTAGCTGGGTTAATCGACTTGCTAGACTTG GTTTCCTTTGCAACTGTGTTCTCCCAGCAGAGTTGAACGAGACGAAAGTTCGCCAAGTTAGATCAGAAGGTAAGCTTCAACCGGTAGAGAAGAAGTTAAGAAGCCAATCAAGTAAGTTCGTACCTTCTTCTAAACCTCTACCTCCATTGAAATCTTGCCCTCCAGGCCCTGCCATGAGTAGTAGACAAAGGCGATGTATTCCATCATCGTCTTTGATTCATAGTTCTTCGACCTCGAGTTTGAGTTTGAAGCTTTAG